A genomic window from Glycine max cultivar Williams 82 chromosome 17, Glycine_max_v4.0, whole genome shotgun sequence includes:
- the LOC100808361 gene encoding Chorismate mutase 2-like (The RefSeq protein has 1 substitution compared to this genomic sequence), producing the protein MAKAAEQSPDSGNVYTLASVREDLVRQEDTIIYGLIERAKFPSNPHTYDEEYAQIQGFCGSLVEFVVKNTEAIQAKAGRYKNPEENAFFPENLPPSIVPSYSFKQFLHPGAASININKSIWKMYFQELLPLVATSGDDGNYAQTAANDLSLLQAISRRIHYGKFVAEVKFRDAPQDYEPLIRAKDKEGLMKLLTFTSVEETVRKRVGKKAAVFGQEVSLDNEDDDEENHKFDPSVASSLYKNWVIPFTKEVQVEYLLRRLD; encoded by the exons ATGGCCAAAGCAGCAGAACAAAGTCCTGATTCTGGGAATGTGTACACGCTAGCTTCAGTGAGGGAGGATTTGGTTAGGCAAGAGGATACCATCATTTATGGTCTCATTGAGAGAGCCAAGTTCCCTAGCAATCCTCACACCTATGATGAAGAGTATGCTCAAATCCAGGGTTTTTGTGGCTCATTGGTAGAATTTGTTGTTAAGAATACAGAGGCCATTCAAGCTAAG GCTGGAAGATACAAAAACCCTGAAGAAAACGCCTTCTTCCCAGAAAATTTACCACCATCAATTGTGCCATCTTACTCCTTCAAACAG TTTTTGCATCCTGGAGCTGCTTCAATTAACATTAACAAGTCCATCTGGAAAATGTATTTCCAAGAGTTACTTCCATTGGTTGCTACTTCGGGGGATGATGGAAACTATGCACAAACTGCAGCTAATGATCTTTCATTATTGCAG GCCATCTCTAGAAGGATTCACTATGGAAAGTTTGTAGCTGAGGTGAAATTCAGGGATGCTCCTCAAGACTACGAGCCTTTAATTCGAGCTAAG GATAAAGAAGGATTGATGAAATTGTTGACATTTACAAGCGTTGAAGAGACGGTGAGGAAGAGGGTTGAAAAGAAGGCCGCAGTGTTTGGGCAGGAAGTGAGTCTTGACAATGAGGACGATGATGAGGAAAACCATAAGTTTGATCCATCAGTGGCTTCTAGCTTGTACAAAAATTGGGTGATACCCTTTACCAAGGAGGTTCAGGTTGAGTACCTATTGCGGCGTCTAGACTGA
- the LOC100808361 gene encoding chorismate mutase 2-like isoform X1 has protein sequence MMMIRFPLVVGLVLMICAMRCRMAKAAEQSPDSGNVYTLASVREDLVRQEDTIIYGLIERAKFPSNPHTYDEEYAQIQGFCGSLVEFVVKNTEAIQAKAGRYKNPEENAFFPENLPPSIVPSYSFKQFLHPGAASININKSIWKMYFQELLPLVATSGDDGNYAQTAANDLSLLQAISRRIHYGKFVAEVKFRDAPQDYEPLIRAKDKEGLMKLLTFTSVEETVRKRVEKKAAVFGQEVSLDNEDDDEENHKFDPSVASSLYKNWVIPFTKEVQVEYLLRRLD, from the exons ATGATGATGATTCGATTTCCATTGGTGGTGGGTCTTGTGTTGATGATTTGTGCCATGAGATGCAGAATGGCCAAAGCAGCAGAACAAAGTCCTGATTCTGGGAATGTGTACACGCTAGCTTCAGTGAGGGAGGATTTGGTTAGGCAAGAGGATACCATCATTTATGGTCTCATTGAGAGAGCCAAGTTCCCTAGCAATCCTCACACCTATGATGAAGAGTATGCTCAAATCCAGGGTTTTTGTGGCTCATTGGTAGAATTTGTTGTTAAGAATACAGAGGCCATTCAAGCTAAG GCTGGAAGATACAAAAACCCTGAAGAAAACGCCTTCTTCCCAGAAAATTTACCACCATCAATTGTGCCATCTTACTCCTTCAAACAG TTTTTGCATCCTGGAGCTGCTTCAATTAACATTAACAAGTCCATCTGGAAAATGTATTTCCAAGAGTTACTTCCATTGGTTGCTACTTCGGGGGATGATGGAAACTATGCACAAACTGCAGCTAATGATCTTTCATTATTGCAG GCCATCTCTAGAAGGATTCACTATGGAAAGTTTGTAGCTGAGGTGAAATTCAGGGATGCTCCTCAAGACTACGAGCCTTTAATTCGAGCTAAG GATAAAGAAGGATTGATGAAATTGTTGACATTTACAAGCGTTGAAGAGACGGTGAGGAAGAGGGTTGAAAAGAAGGCCGCAGTGTTTGGGCAGGAAGTGAGTCTTGACAATGAGGACGATGATGAGGAAAACCATAAGTTTGATCCATCAGTGGCTTCTAGCTTGTACAAAAATTGGGTGATACCCTTTACCAAGGAGGTTCAGGTTGAGTACCTATTGCGGCGTCTAGACTGA
- the LOC100808892 gene encoding enoyl-CoA hydratase-like: MQRFKALLPQQTRSSLRTLCSHRRAFSAQPNYAKHHDDDSQEQILVEGRAKSRAAILNRPSSLNSLNASMVARLKRLYDSWEENSDIGFVLMKGSGRAFCSGADVVRLYHSLNEGNTDEAEQFFKTLYSFVYLQGTYLKPHVAILDGITMGCGSGISLPGMFRVVTDKTVFSHPEAQIGFHPDAGASYVLSRLPGYLGEYLALTGDKLNGVEMIACRLATHYSLNARLSLLEERLGKLITDEPSVVESSLAQYGDLVYPDRSSVLHRIDTIDRCFSHETVEEIIEALEKEAAESNDEWYSTTLRRIREASPLSLKVTLQSIREGRFETLDKCLVREYRMSLRGISKHVSSDFFEGVRARMVDRDFAPKWDPPRLKDISEDMVEYYFSPLSEVQSELVLPTALREPYM; this comes from the exons ATGCAGAGATTCAAAGCTCTGCTACCTCAACAAACTAGGTCCTCACTTCGCACTCTCTGTTCTCACCGTCGAGCTTTCTCCGCTCAACCGAATTACGCAAAGCACCACGACGACGATTCTCAGGAACAG ATTTTAGTCGAAGGAAGAGCGAAATCACGAGCAGCTATTCTCAACAGGCCGTCTTCGCTGAACTCGCTCAATGCTTCAATG GTTGCTCGGTTGAAGAGGCTGTATGATTCCTGGGAAGAAAACTCTGATATTGGCTTTGTTTTGATGAAG GGTAGTGGCAGAGCTTTCTGTTCTGGTGCAGATGTTGTTAGGCTGTATCACTCACTCAATGAAG GAAATACTGACGAAGCTGaacagtttttcaaaacattataTTCATTTGTATATCTTCAAGGGACATATCTTAAACCACAT GTTGCCATTTTGGATGGAATAACAATGGGATGTGGATCTGGAATTTCTCTACCAGGAATGTTCCGTGTGGTAACTGATAAAACT GTTTTTTCTCACCCAGAAGCTCAAATAGGTTTCCACCCAGATGCAGGAGCTTCTTATGTTTTGTCTCGTCTACCTGGCTACTTAG GGGAATACTTGGCCCTTACAGGAGATAAGCTTAATGGTGTTGAAATGATTGCCTGCCGCCTTGCTACTCATTATTCACTAAATGCA AGGCTCTCTTTGCTTGAAGAACGTCTTGGTAAACTAATCACAGACGAACCTTCTGTTGTGGAGTCATCCCTCGCACAGTATGGTGATCTTGTTTATCCAGATAGGAGCAGTGTCCTTCACAG GATTGATACTATTGATAGATGTTTCAGTCACGAAACTGTGGAGGAAATTATTGAAGCTTTG GAGAAAGAGGCTGCTGAGTCTAATGACGAATGGTACTCGACTACTCTAAGGAGAATAAGAGAAGCCTCCCCGTTGAGTTTGAAAGTTACTTTACAATCT ATACGTGAAGGTAgatttgaaacacttgataaatGTCTTGTACGTGAGTATCGCATGTCCCTACGTGGTATTTCAAAGCATGTCTCCTCTGATTTCTTTGAG GGTGTTCGGGCACGAATGGTTGATAGAGATTTTGCACCAAAG TGGGACCCACCTAGATTAAAAGATATATCAGAGGACATGGTTGAATACTATTTCTCTCCTTTAAGTGAAGTTCAATCTGAATTAGTGCTGCCAACAGCTTTGCGAGAACCTTACATGTGA